From Triticum urartu cultivar G1812 chromosome 2, Tu2.1, whole genome shotgun sequence, a single genomic window includes:
- the LOC125539311 gene encoding rho GTPase-activating protein 5-like, protein MAPFQMRFGLGISPSRTYDEEEDDEEEEEFEEDEFEEEAESDGTASPPSAMMQAGRGGGLVGAVVGALRRSLVMCSAGAMGEDDDSDSGGEEEGMEIGRPMDVRHVAHVTFDRFGGFLGLPADLEPDVPRPTPGVSASVFGVSPTSLQCSYDQRGNSVPTILLMMQRKLYLREGLKIEGIFRINAENGQEICVRDQLNSGVVPDEVDLHCLAGLIKAWFRELPTGVLDTLTPEQVMHCNTEEECALLASMLPPVEAALLNWAINLMADVVELENYNKMNARNIAMVFAPNMTQMADPLTALMHAVQVMNFLRTLIVRTVREREETAAASMTLQSCSDSPNDQDEPQAPEHLAKPFTCSTQERVDHPMIDKAISEQFLSEAQQVLHNSKNDFEEQEKKCDMDHNKCHSGVPPRHSDLNSRVNSSGKEFGSRNAEGLFDRFSFRKGVERLCRHPVFQLSRSMRKAPDVAVFDAPREARQAWV, encoded by the exons ATGGCGCCGTTCCAGATGCGGTTCGGGCTCGGGATCTCCCCGTCGCGCACCTacgacgaggaggaagacgacgaggaagaggaggagtTCGAGGAGGACGAGTTCGAAGAGGAGGCGGAGAGCGACGGGACGGCCTCGCCGCCGTCGGCGATGATGCAGGCCGGGAGGGGAGGCGGGCTGGTGGGCGCGGTGGTCGGCGCGCTGCGGCGGTCGCTGGTCATGTGCAGCGCCGGCGCGATGGGGGAGGACGACGACAGCGAcagcggcggcgaggaggaggggATGGAGATTGGGCGGCCCATGGACGTGCGGCACGTCGCGCACGTCACCTTCGACCGCTTCGGCGGCTTCCTCGGTCTCCCCGCCGACCTCGAGCCCGACGTGCCCCGCCCCACGCCCGGCGTCAG TGCAAGTGTATTTGGCGTTTCACCAACCTCTTTGCAATGTTCATATGATCAAAGAGGAAATAGTGTGCCCACGATACTCTTGATGATGCAGAGGAAGTTGTATCTACGAGAAGGACTTAAG ATTGAAGGGATCTTCAGAATTAACGCAGAGAATGGTCAAGAAATCTGCGTCAGAGACCAATTAAACAGCGGCGTAGTTCCGGATGAAGTTGACTTACATTGCCTGGCTGGGTTGATAAAG GCATGGTTTCGGGAACTTCCAACAGGAGTATTGGACACGCTGACTCCAGAGCAAGTAATGCACTGCAACACAGAAGAGGAGTGCGCTCTCCTTGCTTCTATGCTACCGCCAGTTGAAGCAGCATTACTTAACTGGGCTATTAATCTAATGGCCGATGTTGTGGAGCTTGAAAACTACAACAAGATGAATGCACGAAACATCGCTATGGTTTTTGCTCCAAACATGACTCAG ATGGCCGATCCATTAACCGCCCTGATGCATGCAGTTCAGGTGATGAATTTCCTCAGGACTTTGATCGTAAGGACCGTAAGGGAAAGGGAGGAGACAGCTGCAGCATCCATGACATTGCAGTCATGCTCCGATTCCCCAAATGACCAAGACGAACCTCAGGCGCCGGAGCATTTGGCGAAACCGTTCACTTGTTCAACTCAGGAGAGGGTCGATCACCCGATGATTGATAAGGCTATTTCCGAACAGTTCCTATCTGAGGCTCAACAAGTCCTCCATAACTCCAAAAATGATTTCGAAGAACAAGAGAAGAAGTGTGATATGGACCACAATAAGTGCCACAGTGGAGTTCCTCCACGTCACAGCGATCTGAATAGCCGAGTGAACAGTTCCGGAAAAGAATTTGGTAGCAGAAACGCGGAGGGCTTGTTCGACAGATTTAGTTTCAGGAAAGGTGTGGAGAGGCTGTGCAGGCACCCCGTGTTTCAGTTGAGTAGGTCCATGAGGAAGGCCCCAGACGTGGCTGTGTTTGATGCTCCCAGAGAAGCAAGACAAGCTTGGGTATGA
- the LOC125539312 gene encoding GDSL esterase/lipase At5g41890, whose translation MAVLPPRCCPSLFTAVILLLFRPSPASPHAFFIFGDSLVDAGNNDYLVTLSKANTPPYGVDFSFSGGKPTGRFTNGRTIADVIGEALGQESFAPPYLAPNSSAEVINSGANYASGSSGIFDETGSFYIGRVPLGQQISYFEKTRAQVMETMGENATADFLGNALFTVAAGSNDILEYLSPAVPFFGRQKPDPAVFQDALVAKLAFHLKRLNELGARKFVIADVGPLGCIPYVRALEFIPAGECSAAVNRLCEGYNRRLKRMIGRLNQETGPESAFVYTNTHGIVMEIIRQHRQYGFEEALDPCCGGSFPPFLCMGVANSSSATLCEDRSKYVFWDAFHPTEAVNFIVAGRIVDGGAADAWPVNVRALFQRRYG comes from the exons ATGGCCGTGCTCCCTCCCCGCTGCTGCCCCTCCCTCTTCACAGCAGTGATCTTGCTCCTGTTTCGCCCATCTCCGGCATCGCCTCATGCTTTCTTCATCTTCGGCGACTCCCTCGTCGACGCGGGGAACAACGACTATCTCGTGACCCTCTCCAAGGCCAACACCCCGCCATACGGCGTCGACTTCTCGTTTTCTGGCGGCAAGCCGACCGGGAGATTCACAAACGGCAGGACCATTGCGGATGTCATTG GTGAAGCCTTGGGGCAGGAGAGCTTTGCTCCTCCCTACTTGGCCCCAAACTCTAGTGCTGAagtgatcaatagtggagccaaCTATGCTTCTGGTTCTTCCGGCATTTTCGACGAGACCGGTTCCTTCTAT ATCGGAAGGGTGCCACTAGGACAGCAAATCAGCTACTTTGAGAAGACCAGAGCTCAGGTAATGGAGACCATGGGGGAGAATGCCACGGCCGACTTCTTGGGGAACGCGCTCTTCACGGTGGCTGCTGGATCCAATGACATCCTGGAGTACCTCTCACCTGCAGTGCCATTCTTCGGACGACAGAAACCTGACCCTGCAGTTTTCCAGGACGCCTTGGTTGCCAAGTTGGCATTTCATCTCAAG CGGCTGAACGAGCTCGGGGCTAGGAAATTTGTCATCGCCGACGTCGGCCCGCTGGGCTGCATACCGTACGTGCGCGCCCTGGAGTTCATCCCTGCGGGCGAGTGTTCGGCGGCTGTGAACAGGCTCTGCGAAGGCTACAACAGGAGGCTGAAGAGGATGATCGGCAGGCTGAACCAGGAGACGGGCCCGGAGAGCGCGTTCGTCTACACCAACACCCACGGCATCGTCATGGAGATCATCCGGCAGCACCGTCAATACG GTTTCGAGGAGGCGCTGGACCCTTGCTGCGGCGGCAGCTTCCCGCCGTTCCTCTGCATGGGCGTCGCCAACTCGAGCTCCGCCACCCTGTGCGAGGACCGCTCCAAGTACGTGTTCTGGGACGCGTTCCACCCGACCGAGGCCGTCAACTTCATCGTCGCCGGCAGGAtcgtcgacggcggcgccgccgaTGCGTGGCCCGTCAACGTCCGCGCCTTGTTCCAGCGTCGATACGGATGA
- the LOC125539315 gene encoding ubiquitin fusion degradation protein 1 homolog, protein MFYAGYGYHASNFEQTYRCYPASFFDKPHLEGGDKVIMPPSALDRLASLHIEYPMLFELHNGVTDRISHCGVLEFVAEEGMIIMPYWMMQNMLLQEGDIVRVKNATLPKGTYVKLQPHTTDFLDISNPKAILEKTLRNFSCLTTGDSIMVAYNNKQYYIDIVEAKPASAVSIIETDCEVDFAPPLDYKEPEKPQRPIVPAGKAPAEDQEAIVEDEPKFKPFTGSGKRLDGKGPKQPAPGASSATAAARSAPSDSNKRANQQTASPSGASTSTRQKTGKLVFGSSASSKKEAEAQKEPAKGSEPPKKEEPKFNAFTGKSYSLKR, encoded by the exons TTTTACGCGGGATATGGTTACCATGCTAGTAATTTTGAGCAAACGTACCGCTGCTATCCAGCATCTTTTTTTGACAAG CCACACCTGGAAGGTGGTGACAAAG TAATAATGCCGCCATCTGCCCTTGATCGTCTGG CTTCCCTGCACATTGAGTATCCTATGCTATTTGAACTGCACAATGGTGTCACCGACAGGATTTCACACTGTGGTGTATTGGAGTTTGTAGCAGAAGAAGGCATGATCATCATGCCCTACTGG ATGATGCAAAACATGCTTCTTCAAGAGGGTGACATTGTGCGTGTCAAGAATGCTACTCTTCCCAAGGGTACATATGTGAAGCTGCAGCCTCACACGACTGATTTCCTGGACATCTCGAATCCCAAAGCCAT CTTGGAGAAAACTCTAAGAAACTTCTCTTGCTTAACCACGGGCGACAGCATCATGGTAGCTTACAACAACAAACAGTATTATATTGATATTGTTGAAGCAAAACCTGCTTCTGCAGTTAGCATTATTGAGACAGACTGTGAGGTGGACTTTGCACCTCCTCTTGATTACAAAGAACCTGAAAAACCACAGCGTCCCATAGTTCCTGCAGGCAAGGCACCTGCTGAAG ATCAAGAGGCTATCGTTGAAGATGAACCAAAGTTCAAACCATTCACTGGTTCAGGAAAACGGTTGGATGGTAAGGGCCCAAAACAACCAGCACCTGGAGCTTCTTCGGCCACTGCGGCTGCACGTTCTGCGCCTTCAGACTCAAACAAAAGGGCAAATCAGCAAACTGCATCACCTTCAGGAGCCAGCACATCCACGCGCCAGAAAACAGGAAAGCTTGTGTTTGGTTCAAGTGCAAGCAGCAAGAAAGAAGCAGAAGCACAGAAG GAGCCTGCTAAAGGGAGCGAGCCTCCGAAGAAGGAAGAGCCGAAGTTCAACGCGTTCACAGGAAAGAGCTACTCCTTGAAGCGTTAG